From the genome of Geoglobus ahangari, one region includes:
- a CDS encoding DUF4405 domain-containing protein has protein sequence MSRRSLRAAVDVLLVIGFVVILVTGIGLYFAPSGRIAKETGWTWMGMDKETLEEVHTYFGFSMVAVGLVHLFLNYRAMYYLLKHTVSVKRNLAKISVAVALMWSAGSFTLRG, from the coding sequence ATGTCGAGAAGATCCCTCCGGGCCGCAGTGGACGTGCTGCTTGTGATAGGATTCGTGGTGATACTGGTTACCGGAATCGGGCTGTACTTCGCCCCGTCAGGAAGGATTGCTAAAGAAACCGGGTGGACGTGGATGGGAATGGACAAGGAAACTCTCGAGGAGGTGCACACGTACTTCGGCTTCTCCATGGTGGCAGTCGGTCTGGTACATCTTTTCCTTAACTATAGGGCAATGTACTACCTGCTGAAACACACCGTAAGTGTTAAGAGAAATCTTGCAAAGATCAGCGTTGCGGTGGCGCTCATGTGGTCGGCGGGATCGTTTACGTTACGGGGGTGA
- a CDS encoding cytochrome c-type biogenesis protein CcmH codes for MRSLLVLVLIVFALVSAANAQFSTKEVEEKVYCPCGCGEVLADCQCEDAVKERAKISRMMAESKTPEEIVEEYARLYGSSAVVRQVESVEEDSRQVSMLPLYLLGIAATAAVAYGFGRSGRGGKGRDGESWDFK; via the coding sequence ATGAGGAGTTTGCTGGTGCTTGTGTTGATCGTTTTCGCGCTTGTTAGTGCAGCAAACGCGCAGTTCAGCACGAAAGAGGTTGAGGAGAAGGTCTACTGCCCCTGTGGCTGTGGCGAAGTCCTCGCAGACTGCCAGTGTGAAGATGCTGTCAAGGAGAGGGCAAAAATCAGCAGGATGATGGCTGAGAGTAAGACACCGGAGGAGATCGTCGAGGAGTACGCACGTCTGTACGGGAGTTCTGCTGTTGTCAGACAGGTTGAGTCAGTGGAGGAGGACAGCAGGCAGGTCAGCATGCTCCCCCTGTATCTCCTTGGAATCGCTGCTACTGCCGCAGTCGCCTACGGCTTCGGCAGAAGCGGACGAGGGGGAAAGGGGAGAGACGGAGAGAGTTGGGACTTTAAGTGA
- a CDS encoding thrombospondin type 3 repeat-containing protein, with amino-acid sequence MVQSLLKATVFAMLAISLLIQPSLARPEYMKEFKEYPDEIKRCTLCHVQSSGYGGLNPFGRDFAAEGGLTEKLLEMDSDGDGYSNGAELSSGSLPGNPERVDGKEAPGFVLILSAVVLVTVAFVRRS; translated from the coding sequence ATGGTGCAGAGCTTGCTGAAAGCCACGGTCTTCGCGATGCTTGCCATCTCACTGCTCATCCAGCCTTCTCTTGCGAGACCTGAGTACATGAAGGAGTTTAAAGAATATCCGGACGAAATCAAGAGGTGCACGCTCTGCCACGTTCAGAGTTCCGGATATGGGGGGTTGAACCCCTTTGGAAGGGATTTTGCAGCTGAGGGTGGGCTCACGGAAAAACTCCTTGAGATGGACAGCGATGGTGATGGGTACAGCAACGGTGCTGAACTGAGTTCTGGCTCCCTACCCGGGAATCCGGAGCGTGTGGACGGGAAAGAAGCACCGGGCTTTGTGCTGATTCTCTCTGCGGTGGTTCTGGTGACTGTGGCTTTTGTCAGGAGGTCTTGA
- the endA gene encoding tRNA-intron lyase gives MKGQLSGDRVTVDFSQRLITRRFGRREGDRVVLLPEEAAYLVHKGTLEVYDGKKAVDFNDLFSLCDPVRYFVYADLRDRGVRADFGDMGEYLPVSEDDVFETSDLLRRAGKKLAVVDSEAEVTYFLLERFDGTGNHSEELREFEARFANGFFVTDYLELHRKYFYGVQKGNRVVLSIFEALYLMEEGFLSSSVDEEKVLSFGRQNVLNFERRYAVYKDLRERRFMVKTGFKFGSDFRVYEYVRSVSELRHSKYLVKLREAVSMMELACDVRLSSAVNKTVLYPVFRDGRPEYLAVRRVKM, from the coding sequence ATGAAGGGTCAGCTCAGTGGAGACAGGGTAACAGTGGACTTCTCACAGAGGCTGATCACAAGGAGGTTCGGAAGGAGAGAAGGGGACAGGGTCGTCCTCCTCCCGGAAGAGGCAGCATACCTCGTCCACAAGGGCACGCTCGAGGTTTATGACGGCAAGAAGGCCGTTGACTTCAACGACCTCTTCTCCCTCTGCGACCCGGTGAGGTACTTCGTCTATGCTGACTTGAGAGACAGGGGTGTCAGGGCAGACTTCGGGGATATGGGCGAGTACCTGCCTGTAAGCGAGGACGATGTTTTCGAGACCTCAGACCTCCTTCGGCGCGCGGGAAAAAAGCTGGCCGTTGTCGACAGCGAGGCAGAGGTAACGTACTTCCTGCTTGAAAGATTTGACGGCACGGGGAACCACAGCGAAGAGCTCAGGGAGTTTGAGGCGAGGTTTGCAAACGGGTTCTTTGTGACAGACTACCTCGAGCTGCACAGAAAGTACTTTTACGGGGTTCAGAAGGGGAATCGAGTAGTTCTGTCGATCTTCGAGGCGCTTTACCTGATGGAAGAGGGCTTTCTCTCCTCCAGCGTGGATGAGGAGAAAGTCCTGAGCTTCGGAAGGCAGAACGTACTAAACTTCGAGAGGAGGTACGCGGTATACAAAGATCTAAGGGAGAGGAGGTTCATGGTGAAGACAGGCTTCAAATTTGGCAGCGATTTCAGGGTCTACGAGTACGTGAGGAGCGTTTCCGAGCTCAGGCACTCAAAGTACTTGGTAAAGCTGAGAGAGGCCGTTTCGATGATGGAGCTGGCATGCGATGTCAGGCTGAGCAGTGCGGTCAACAAAACAGTCCTCTACCCCGTCTTCCGGGATGGCAGGCCAGAGTACCTTGCGGTTAGAAGGGTTAAGATGTGA
- a CDS encoding BlaI/MecI/CopY family transcriptional regulator: MVKTERVEFDGRISPLSPLEEKIMSFLWEKGPSHVSLISEDINASLSSVAATLDRLVKNGLVERKQERVDGRRKFVYYPKMTREEVTRRFVENVLDRLVENFGELVIEYFHKKGAKK, translated from the coding sequence ATGGTCAAAACCGAGAGGGTTGAATTCGACGGGAGAATCTCTCCACTCTCCCCGCTTGAGGAGAAAATTATGAGCTTTCTTTGGGAGAAGGGGCCGTCTCACGTGTCCCTCATATCCGAGGACATAAATGCCTCGCTTTCGAGTGTCGCCGCAACTCTCGACAGGCTCGTCAAAAACGGACTGGTCGAAAGAAAGCAGGAAAGGGTGGACGGGCGCAGAAAGTTCGTCTACTACCCCAAGATGACGAGAGAGGAGGTCACGAGGAGGTTCGTCGAAAACGTTCTCGACAGGCTCGTTGAGAACTTCGGTGAGCTGGTGATAGAGTACTTCCACAAGAAGGGGGCAAAGAAGTGA
- a CDS encoding M48 family metalloprotease, with translation MNAFECALACIRDSPLFFPSLLVFSGTLVSLGGYLLVRNSLEKLRFYWFANVLALINAPILALSMSCSMGLFIRAYLAYATVALLTLVTFPYAFKRYLKRNYGFERDEELERLAGLERVYVLNTSIPKAFTLGREVFVSAGMLDLLEEDELFAVLTHEKFHVLENRTPLVSRLKYLTFLPLSQDRIELMADRYAERIAGKNALERAKKKIEEFYG, from the coding sequence GTGAACGCTTTTGAGTGCGCACTCGCATGCATCCGGGATTCTCCCCTATTTTTTCCATCTCTTCTCGTCTTCTCGGGCACACTCGTGTCTCTGGGTGGGTACCTCCTCGTCAGGAACAGTCTGGAGAAGCTCAGATTCTACTGGTTCGCGAACGTGCTCGCCCTGATCAACGCACCGATACTCGCACTCTCCATGTCCTGCAGCATGGGTCTCTTCATCAGAGCCTACCTCGCGTACGCGACAGTCGCGCTCCTAACGCTCGTAACCTTCCCCTATGCTTTCAAGAGGTACCTCAAGAGGAACTACGGGTTCGAGAGAGATGAGGAACTCGAAAGGCTCGCGGGGCTCGAGAGAGTGTACGTGCTCAATACATCCATACCCAAGGCGTTCACCCTCGGCAGAGAGGTTTTTGTCTCTGCAGGAATGCTGGACCTGCTCGAAGAAGATGAGCTGTTTGCCGTCCTGACACACGAGAAGTTTCACGTTCTCGAGAACAGAACCCCGCTCGTCAGCAGGCTGAAGTACCTCACATTCCTTCCACTCTCGCAGGACAGGATTGAGCTCATGGCCGACAGGTACGCGGAGCGCATCGCTGGAAAGAATGCCCTTGAGAGGGCAAAGAAAAAGATAGAGGAGTTCTACGGTTAG
- a CDS encoding cytochrome c-type biogenesis protein: MRLFLILIALLLLEAGITSALQVSDVEKDVLCSCGCGKVLENCDCATSEVMREEIRGMIEQGMSKEQIVAELQSMYGKEILANPPKEGVFAGLWYYPVVVMGAGLVVVYLILRRRNASWYADPDEVINEEDIELEH; this comes from the coding sequence ATGAGGCTCTTTCTCATCCTCATCGCCCTCCTGCTTTTAGAGGCAGGAATCACATCCGCTCTGCAGGTTAGCGATGTGGAGAAGGACGTGCTTTGCTCCTGTGGTTGCGGAAAGGTGCTGGAGAACTGCGACTGCGCGACGTCGGAGGTGATGAGGGAGGAAATAAGGGGAATGATCGAGCAGGGCATGAGCAAGGAGCAGATCGTGGCCGAGCTGCAGTCGATGTATGGGAAGGAGATACTCGCGAACCCTCCGAAGGAGGGGGTCTTTGCTGGCCTCTGGTACTACCCAGTGGTCGTGATGGGTGCCGGGCTGGTTGTGGTGTATCTGATCCTGAGAAGAAGGAACGCCAGCTGGTATGCCGACCCGGATGAGGTGATAAATGAGGAGGACATCGAGCTGGAGCACTAA
- a CDS encoding adenylyltransferase/cytidyltransferase family protein, with protein MKKVVATGTFDIIHPGHIRYLEEAKKLGDYLIVIVARERNVRHKPKPVIPEEQRLRVVRALKPVDEAILGDDEDMFRPIERIRPDVIALGHDQHFDEEWLRGELRRRGIEAEVVRIETKEECELCSSARIVERILTLAPERLKQMRRT; from the coding sequence ATGAAAAAAGTGGTGGCCACCGGCACGTTCGACATAATCCACCCGGGACACATCAGGTATCTCGAGGAGGCGAAGAAGCTTGGTGACTACCTGATCGTGATAGTGGCGAGGGAGAGAAACGTCAGGCACAAGCCCAAACCCGTTATCCCGGAGGAGCAGAGGCTCAGGGTTGTGAGGGCGCTGAAGCCTGTGGACGAGGCGATTCTCGGCGATGACGAGGACATGTTCAGACCGATCGAGAGGATAAGGCCTGATGTCATCGCTCTCGGCCACGACCAGCACTTTGACGAGGAGTGGCTGAGGGGTGAGCTTAGGAGGCGCGGAATTGAAGCGGAGGTCGTGAGAATTGAGACCAAGGAGGAGTGCGAGCTCTGCAGCTCAGCAAGGATAGTTGAGAGGATACTCACCCTCGCTCCAGAGCGTCTAAAGCAGATGAGGCGGACTTGA
- a CDS encoding type II toxin-antitoxin system VapC family toxin yields the protein MYLDTDVILSQIKEKDWLKDIVKRKLESINEEFVTSAITIVECQIVLIREFGRDEAVKVPERIEELGVKILPLSKEVLEISSNLLKRYSKLNIFDSIHLAHVIHEKERILSTDRLFDEVEGIVRIDPLK from the coding sequence ATGTATCTGGACACTGATGTCATCCTGTCTCAGATAAAGGAAAAGGACTGGCTCAAAGATATCGTGAAAAGGAAACTGGAATCAATAAATGAGGAGTTTGTTACCTCGGCAATTACAATCGTGGAGTGTCAGATTGTGCTCATCAGAGAATTCGGAAGAGATGAGGCGGTGAAGGTTCCTGAGAGGATTGAGGAGCTTGGCGTGAAAATTCTTCCCTTAAGCAAAGAGGTTCTTGAGATTTCATCTAACCTGCTTAAAAGATACTCAAAGCTGAATATCTTCGATTCGATACATCTGGCTCATGTAATTCATGAAAAGGAGAGAATACTTTCAACCGACAGACTGTTCGATGAAGTTGAGGGTATTGTCAGGATTGACCCACTAAAATGA
- a CDS encoding KEOPS complex subunit Pcc1, producing the protein MLYTVRLEIDGKDSEIIARALKPDDLDWARSRIENGKLVVEVRTHKIGALMNAVEDFFMNIKSASSALDALERG; encoded by the coding sequence TTGCTGTACACAGTTAGGCTGGAGATAGACGGAAAGGACTCGGAGATCATAGCAAGAGCCCTGAAGCCGGACGACCTCGACTGGGCGAGATCGAGAATCGAAAACGGAAAGCTGGTAGTTGAGGTGAGGACTCACAAAATAGGGGCGCTGATGAACGCAGTCGAGGACTTCTTCATGAACATCAAGTCCGCCTCATCTGCTTTAGACGCTCTGGAGCGAGGGTGA
- a CDS encoding heme lyase CcmF/NrfE family subunit, translating into MNAGYVSILLALAASLASLWGLYSGVRNRDAAMLRFGERAIYATILFVTLASAILTYYFLTDSFWVEYVASYSSRNLPDFYKLTAFWAGSDGSLLLWTLILAGYIYAYLKLERKDLLSAYTLLAAMSVMTFFLFLLSTVSNPFEELGFVPADGIGLNPLLQTPEMVVHPPTLFLGYAGSAIVFALAISGVLLADDRWVFRARKWIVFTWIWLTQGIFWGAIWAYRVLGWGGYWAWDPVENSSLLPWLTLSALMHSVMIQEARRGMKLWNILLAFITFEFVILGTFITRSGVISSVHAFGQSNLTLPFMAMLVGVPALTLWIIYERRGYIKSEDVIESVASKEATFLFNNLILVTSALTVFWGTIFPLISEGVAGYKVTIGPPFYNQVITPLDLLLVVLLGFCIAFPWRRARGEDLVRRLRFPAAAFAIGLITSLALQLRVEMAVSLSIFLFSLTTHIQQYVWDTSRFREEYGNLSSIKVILRRRRRYGGYTAHLGLLIVFIGVAGGVYTQTFENVHMSVGEQKTFGDYTLVYRGLQFEESDLKVVWYANVEIWKGGEFLGVLRPAIEKYKTGSGEEIRRVDIYTEFPEDLYLIFNGASENSALFEVKIEPTVNLIWLGCWILTAGGLFALIPRRLVSDFVFKAEGGVRA; encoded by the coding sequence GTGAACGCTGGGTATGTGTCAATTCTTCTCGCGCTCGCGGCATCTCTTGCCTCGCTGTGGGGACTCTACTCGGGAGTCAGGAACCGGGATGCCGCGATGCTGAGGTTCGGTGAAAGGGCAATTTACGCCACGATCCTGTTCGTCACCCTCGCGTCCGCAATTCTGACCTACTACTTCCTTACCGACAGCTTCTGGGTGGAGTACGTCGCCTCCTACTCCAGCAGAAACCTCCCGGACTTCTACAAGCTCACGGCCTTCTGGGCAGGTTCGGACGGCTCCCTGCTCCTCTGGACACTGATACTGGCGGGATACATTTACGCGTACCTTAAACTCGAGAGGAAAGACCTCCTCTCCGCGTACACATTGCTGGCTGCGATGTCCGTTATGACCTTCTTTCTCTTCCTGCTCTCCACCGTGTCCAACCCGTTTGAGGAGCTCGGGTTCGTGCCTGCAGACGGAATAGGGCTGAATCCCCTGCTCCAAACCCCGGAGATGGTCGTTCACCCTCCGACCCTCTTCTTGGGGTATGCCGGATCGGCCATCGTCTTCGCCCTCGCGATATCGGGCGTTCTGCTCGCCGACGACAGGTGGGTCTTCAGGGCGAGGAAGTGGATAGTCTTCACGTGGATCTGGCTGACTCAGGGGATATTCTGGGGGGCGATATGGGCGTACAGGGTTCTCGGATGGGGCGGTTACTGGGCGTGGGATCCTGTTGAGAACTCCTCACTCCTTCCGTGGCTCACTCTCTCGGCACTCATGCACAGCGTGATGATTCAGGAGGCGAGGAGGGGTATGAAGCTGTGGAACATACTGCTGGCGTTCATAACGTTCGAGTTCGTCATCCTCGGCACGTTCATAACGAGGAGCGGCGTAATAAGCAGCGTTCACGCCTTTGGACAGAGCAATCTGACGCTCCCGTTTATGGCGATGCTGGTTGGCGTTCCAGCCCTGACGCTCTGGATCATCTACGAGAGGAGGGGCTACATAAAAAGCGAGGATGTCATCGAGTCGGTGGCCTCCAAGGAGGCGACGTTCCTGTTCAACAACCTGATACTCGTCACTTCAGCCCTCACGGTCTTCTGGGGAACGATATTTCCTCTGATAAGCGAGGGAGTTGCAGGGTACAAGGTTACGATAGGCCCGCCGTTCTACAATCAGGTCATCACTCCCCTCGACCTGCTGCTCGTGGTGCTTCTCGGGTTCTGCATAGCGTTTCCGTGGAGGAGGGCGAGAGGTGAGGATCTGGTCAGGAGGCTCAGATTCCCAGCCGCCGCATTCGCTATCGGACTGATCACGTCGCTTGCTCTCCAGCTCAGAGTAGAGATGGCGGTCTCCCTTTCAATCTTCCTCTTCTCGCTCACGACCCACATCCAGCAGTATGTGTGGGACACATCAAGGTTCAGGGAGGAGTACGGTAACCTGAGCAGCATCAAGGTGATACTGAGGAGAAGGAGGAGGTACGGCGGCTACACGGCACATCTCGGCCTGCTGATTGTCTTCATCGGGGTTGCAGGCGGTGTCTACACCCAGACGTTTGAGAATGTTCACATGAGCGTCGGGGAGCAGAAGACGTTTGGGGATTACACGCTCGTCTACAGGGGCCTGCAGTTCGAGGAGAGCGACCTGAAGGTGGTGTGGTATGCCAACGTGGAGATTTGGAAGGGTGGCGAGTTCTTGGGAGTGCTCAGGCCAGCGATCGAGAAGTACAAGACCGGCAGCGGTGAGGAGATCAGGAGGGTGGATATTTACACGGAGTTTCCGGAGGATCTTTATCTGATATTCAACGGTGCAAGCGAGAACTCGGCACTGTTCGAGGTCAAGATTGAGCCAACCGTCAACCTGATATGGCTCGGGTGCTGGATTCTGACCGCGGGAGGGCTGTTCGCCCTCATTCCGAGGAGGCTCGTCAGCGACTTTGTTTTTAAAGCAGAGGGTGGTGTGAGGGCATGA
- a CDS encoding DUF2202 domain-containing protein: protein MRKVLLAAMLLVVAAFAGCAQEEQPATLTPQPGTSGGYVDKGGDVSTQLVDQVNQLPVQQLSVEERSGILYMREEEKLARDVYQALYDKWGLRIFENIARSEQTHMDAVKALIDKYGLEDPAKDGYGEFTNPEFQKLYDELVRTGEKSEVDALKVGALIEEIDIVDLKERLSQTDNEDVKLLYENLMKGSRNHLRAFVSNLEKYGEEYEPHYLSKEEFEQIISTPMETGH, encoded by the coding sequence ATGAGGAAAGTCTTGCTTGCGGCCATGCTTCTCGTGGTCGCGGCATTTGCCGGATGCGCTCAGGAAGAGCAGCCTGCCACTCTCACTCCCCAGCCGGGGACAAGTGGGGGATATGTGGACAAAGGTGGTGACGTCAGCACCCAGCTGGTGGATCAGGTTAACCAGCTTCCGGTGCAGCAGCTGAGCGTGGAGGAGAGGAGCGGAATCCTCTACATGAGGGAGGAGGAGAAGCTCGCGAGGGACGTGTATCAGGCCCTGTACGACAAGTGGGGCCTGAGGATATTCGAGAACATTGCCCGGAGTGAGCAGACGCACATGGACGCGGTTAAGGCGCTCATTGACAAGTACGGGCTCGAGGATCCCGCGAAGGACGGATACGGGGAGTTCACGAACCCTGAATTTCAGAAGCTATACGACGAGCTTGTGAGGACCGGCGAGAAGTCCGAGGTGGATGCGCTGAAGGTGGGAGCGCTCATTGAGGAGATAGACATCGTGGACCTGAAGGAGAGGCTGTCCCAGACGGACAACGAGGACGTAAAGCTCCTCTACGAGAATCTGATGAAGGGCTCGAGGAACCACCTGAGGGCGTTCGTATCCAACCTCGAGAAGTATGGGGAAGAGTATGAGCCCCACTACCTGAGCAAGGAGGAGTTCGAGCAGATAATCAGCACGCCCATGGAGACCGGGCACTGA
- a CDS encoding magnesium transporter has protein sequence MDQAGEGTFRSALKNAWKITLPALLISLGFNFVSGTFLGKYFDKLMISYPVLLVVLPGLMGLRGNIFGSLASRFTTALYLGEIQASLRERRVGENIYLSVVLSVLPIFLLWIVGTLKTGHIHMAFFALLILFASTVFVSLLLGYSTAIITIVPFRRGLDPDSIASPLITSMADLLTIPILIFFILMYEYHEMSFYALFLLSLLIILSMSMHYRIERRTFFEVSGILLVLSAISSISGGVLQSYSEVIHESAIVSVIYPALLGSLGNYGGVVAAKTSTRLHLGYFEGFFDESVVKEILALITTGFVVSGVIYSGGYLISELVLSRKVVFYPYFVPMYILIMSFVMLVSAVFVHIFHRFGLDPDNVSIPTITTIADLIGTVFAVVIAGMMV, from the coding sequence GTGGATCAGGCCGGGGAGGGTACGTTCAGGAGCGCACTGAAGAACGCTTGGAAGATTACCCTCCCAGCCCTCCTGATTAGCCTCGGATTCAACTTCGTCTCCGGAACTTTTCTTGGAAAGTACTTCGACAAGCTCATGATCTCCTATCCCGTCCTTCTCGTCGTCCTTCCCGGCCTCATGGGGCTTAGAGGAAACATATTCGGCTCCCTCGCCTCCAGATTCACCACCGCACTGTACCTCGGTGAGATTCAGGCCAGCCTGAGGGAAAGGAGGGTTGGAGAGAACATATACCTGAGCGTCGTCCTCTCGGTTCTCCCCATATTCCTGCTCTGGATCGTCGGAACTCTGAAAACCGGGCACATACACATGGCGTTCTTCGCCCTCCTAATCCTCTTCGCCTCGACCGTCTTCGTGAGCCTGCTGCTCGGGTACTCGACGGCGATAATAACGATCGTCCCGTTCAGGAGGGGGCTCGACCCGGACTCAATAGCATCTCCCCTGATAACGTCGATGGCAGACCTCCTGACAATCCCGATACTGATTTTCTTCATCCTAATGTACGAGTACCACGAGATGTCATTCTACGCCCTCTTTCTGCTCTCTCTCTTAATCATACTGTCAATGTCGATGCACTACAGGATAGAGAGGAGGACGTTCTTCGAGGTCTCCGGAATCCTGCTCGTCCTGTCCGCCATAAGCTCAATTTCCGGTGGAGTTCTGCAGAGCTACAGCGAGGTCATTCACGAGTCCGCGATAGTCAGCGTCATCTATCCAGCACTCCTCGGGAGTCTCGGGAATTACGGCGGGGTTGTGGCAGCAAAAACCTCTACGCGGTTGCACTTGGGGTACTTCGAGGGCTTCTTCGACGAGTCAGTGGTGAAGGAGATCCTCGCATTAATAACCACGGGGTTTGTTGTGTCTGGCGTGATCTATAGCGGCGGGTACCTTATATCCGAGCTCGTCCTCTCGAGAAAGGTTGTCTTTTATCCCTATTTTGTCCCGATGTACATCCTGATAATGTCCTTCGTCATGCTCGTCTCCGCGGTGTTCGTCCACATCTTCCACAGGTTCGGCCTCGACCCGGACAACGTCTCAATTCCGACTATAACGACCATCGCAGATTTGATAGGAACGGTCTTTGCGGTTGTTATTGCTGGGATGATGGTTTGA
- a CDS encoding ribbon-helix-helix domain-containing protein, with protein sequence MAAEKRRLVIPVSLPEGLVKELDELVRKKVFSSRSEALRYGARLVVLLEKGVHAEAEDYAYEMIKERLERRVRDVSGH encoded by the coding sequence ATGGCAGCTGAAAAAAGAAGGCTGGTAATTCCAGTCTCACTTCCGGAAGGTCTGGTTAAGGAACTTGATGAGCTCGTAAGAAAGAAGGTGTTTTCTTCAAGATCTGAAGCTCTCAGATACGGCGCAAGACTCGTGGTTCTCCTTGAAAAGGGAGTCCATGCTGAGGCTGAGGATTACGCATACGAGATGATCAAGGAGAGGCTTGAAAGGAGAGTCAGGGATGTATCTGGACACTGA
- a CDS encoding bis-aminopropyl spermidine synthase family protein: MMRRIRNQIFQTLSSGPVSVYRLIDSQDASLPEFFELIEELEREGLIKVEDGKVSLTEEGRKYISELGAVNIDVRCKSCDGTGYSIAKDFEEILQKYKEIAKDRPETSEVFDQGFISPEGVIKRVEFIYERGDLLNAEMFVVGDDDLLSIASALTEMPKRISVIDADERLIDFINRVADEYSLPVTAEVCDVQDELPEKFKGKFDLFVTDPVETLPGLRLFLSRGVSALKGEGCAGYFGITTLEASRKKWYEIQKMILDMGFVITDLRRKFNVYPEDEKNFFRFQEKLPVVKKFGAKIDYNFYTSTLYRIEAVRKPEPVVKGRMVINEAVYKDEESWATPY, from the coding sequence ATGATGCGGAGAATCAGGAACCAGATATTTCAGACCCTTTCTTCCGGGCCGGTTTCGGTTTACAGGCTCATAGACAGTCAGGATGCGAGCCTTCCCGAGTTCTTCGAGCTGATTGAGGAGCTTGAAAGGGAAGGCCTCATCAAGGTGGAGGACGGAAAGGTCTCCCTCACGGAGGAGGGCAGGAAGTACATCTCCGAACTCGGTGCAGTCAACATAGACGTGAGGTGCAAGAGCTGCGACGGCACGGGCTATTCGATAGCCAAGGACTTCGAGGAGATCCTTCAGAAGTACAAGGAGATCGCCAAGGACAGGCCCGAGACGTCTGAGGTCTTCGATCAGGGGTTCATAAGCCCGGAGGGAGTGATCAAGAGGGTTGAGTTCATATACGAGAGGGGAGACCTGCTCAACGCCGAGATGTTTGTGGTTGGTGACGACGATCTTCTGAGCATAGCGTCGGCCCTCACTGAGATGCCCAAGAGGATAAGCGTGATTGATGCCGACGAGAGACTCATTGACTTCATCAACAGGGTCGCAGACGAGTATTCCCTTCCAGTGACGGCTGAGGTGTGCGACGTTCAGGATGAGCTCCCGGAAAAGTTTAAGGGGAAGTTCGACCTCTTCGTAACCGACCCTGTTGAGACGCTGCCGGGACTCAGGCTCTTCCTCAGCAGGGGCGTCTCCGCTTTAAAGGGAGAGGGCTGCGCTGGTTACTTCGGCATAACAACCCTCGAAGCCTCAAGGAAGAAGTGGTACGAGATCCAGAAGATGATCCTCGACATGGGCTTCGTGATAACCGATCTGAGGAGGAAGTTCAACGTCTATCCAGAGGACGAGAAGAACTTCTTCAGGTTCCAAGAGAAGCTCCCGGTGGTCAAGAAGTTCGGGGCGAAGATAGACTACAACTTCTACACATCCACGCTCTACAGGATCGAGGCGGTCAGGAAGCCTGAGCCTGTTGTGAAGGGCAGAATGGTGATCAACGAGGCCGTCTACAAGGACGAGGAGAGCTGGGCAACGCCCTACTGA